AATAATGAAGGATATATTTAGATTAGGGGCTATATTATTTGTAATATGTGCGGTAGCATCACTTATGCTAAGCTTAACAAATAATATAACTGCACCAGTTATAGAACAAAGAAATATTCAAGCTAATAATGAATCTAGACAAGAAGTTCTTAAAGCTGCTGAAGAATTTAGTGAAGTAAAAGATGTAAAGGGTGATTTAATAGAAGAAGTTTACCAAGGTACAAAAGGTGGAGAAGTAGTTGGATATACTATAAAGACAACGCCTAAAGGTTATGGAGGTAAAGTTGAAGTTATGGTTGGAATTTCTAATGATGGTAAAATCTCAGGAGTAAAAATAGGTAACCATTCAGAAACACCAGGACTTGGATCAAAGTCAGCAGATCCTTCATTTAAAGATCAATATAATGGGAAAAGCACTAAAACTCCATTAAACATAGTAAAGGGAAATGCTAGCAATGAAAATGATATAGTGGCTATATCTGGAGCAACTATAACTTCTAAAGCTGTAACAGCTGGTGTAAATGCAGCTATGGATGTATATGAACAAAAACTTATATCAATTAATGGAACGGGGGAATAAAACATGGGTTTAGGAAAAATAATTAAAAATGGATTAATAGATGAAAACCCAACGCTTGTTCAAGTAATAGGTATGTGTCCTACATTAGCAGTTACAACTTCAGCTATAAATGGATTAGGAATGGGTCTTTCTACTACAGCAGTGCTAATTTGTTCAAACGTGGCTATATCGATGATGAGAAAAGTTGTGCCATCTAAGATAAGAATACCAGCTTTCGTAGTAGTAATCGCAACATTTGTTACTATGGTTGGAATGTTGCTTAAAGCATATATTCCAGCACTTGATAAAGCACTAGGATTATTTATACCATTAATAGTTGTTAACTGTATAATATTAGCTCGTGCAGA
The nucleotide sequence above comes from Paraclostridium bifermentans. Encoded proteins:
- a CDS encoding RnfABCDGE type electron transport complex subunit G → MKDIFRLGAILFVICAVASLMLSLTNNITAPVIEQRNIQANNESRQEVLKAAEEFSEVKDVKGDLIEEVYQGTKGGEVVGYTIKTTPKGYGGKVEVMVGISNDGKISGVKIGNHSETPGLGSKSADPSFKDQYNGKSTKTPLNIVKGNASNENDIVAISGATITSKAVTAGVNAAMDVYEQKLISINGTGE
- the rsxE gene encoding electron transport complex subunit RsxE, whose protein sequence is MGLGKIIKNGLIDENPTLVQVIGMCPTLAVTTSAINGLGMGLSTTAVLICSNVAISMMRKVVPSKIRIPAFVVVIATFVTMVGMLLKAYIPALDKALGLFIPLIVVNCIILARAESFASKNKPVESAADGLGMGLGFALSLTVLGAIREILGNGSLFGFALFGASFQPALLFILPPGAFLTLGFLLAGFNKLKDKKAN